A single Notoacmeibacter ruber DNA region contains:
- the glpD gene encoding glycerol-3-phosphate dehydrogenase: MADNSHDNPPLVDLLVVGGGVNGCGIARDAVGRGLSVCLVEMDDLASGTSSASTKLFHGGLRYLEYFEFKLVREALSEREVLLRAMPHISWPMRFVLPYTDKMRFESDTPTSKLLSTVMPWMKGRRPSWLIRTGLLMYDTLAGRKLLPGTETVDLDTDPAGAPLKEEFEHAFEYSDCWVEDSRLVALNARDAAERGATIMTRTKLVGAERHDNEWLVTLEDVETGRQFKRRSRMLANAAGPWVRDLIGRTEQSDTEAEVRLVKGSHIVTRKLYEHDKAYFLQGKDGRIIFLIPYENDYTLIGTTDVSHDDPNAPVRISDEERDYLLAFANEYLKQSVTADDIVWTYSGVRPLYDDGASSATAATREYVLVLDDEDGAPVLNVFGGKITTYRRLSEHALDKLTGRSSRGAKAWTAGTPLPGGDFPVDGVEDLVASLCASHDFLDQKWALRLVRAYGTDSERMLAGVRTKSDLGEIFGATLSEREVRWLMAHEFARTAQDVLWRRSKLGLRMTDDEVEGLEAFMVANGGLAKADTSARAAE, from the coding sequence ATGGCCGACAACTCGCACGATAATCCTCCTCTGGTCGACCTGCTGGTTGTTGGTGGAGGTGTGAACGGTTGTGGCATAGCGCGCGACGCTGTGGGCCGCGGTCTCTCGGTTTGCCTCGTTGAAATGGATGACCTTGCGTCGGGCACCTCTTCGGCCTCGACCAAACTGTTCCATGGCGGGCTGCGGTATCTGGAATATTTTGAATTCAAGCTGGTCCGCGAAGCGCTTTCCGAGCGCGAAGTGCTTCTGCGCGCCATGCCGCATATTTCTTGGCCGATGCGATTTGTTCTGCCCTATACGGACAAGATGCGTTTCGAGAGCGATACGCCGACCTCGAAACTGCTTTCCACGGTCATGCCATGGATGAAGGGCCGTCGCCCGTCCTGGCTGATCCGTACGGGCCTTCTGATGTATGACACCCTTGCCGGGCGAAAACTGCTGCCCGGCACCGAGACGGTCGATCTCGACACCGATCCCGCCGGAGCGCCTCTCAAGGAAGAGTTCGAGCACGCTTTTGAATATTCAGACTGCTGGGTCGAGGATTCGAGGCTGGTCGCCCTCAATGCCCGTGACGCGGCAGAACGCGGTGCGACCATCATGACGCGAACCAAGCTCGTCGGGGCGGAACGCCACGATAACGAGTGGCTCGTGACACTGGAGGATGTCGAGACCGGCCGGCAGTTCAAGCGTCGCAGCCGTATGTTGGCCAACGCAGCCGGCCCCTGGGTCCGCGACCTCATCGGTCGGACGGAACAGTCGGATACCGAAGCCGAAGTGCGTCTGGTCAAGGGCAGCCACATTGTCACGCGGAAGCTCTACGAGCATGACAAAGCCTATTTCCTGCAAGGCAAGGATGGCCGCATCATTTTCCTCATTCCCTATGAGAATGACTACACACTGATCGGCACCACCGATGTGAGCCATGATGATCCGAACGCGCCCGTTCGTATCTCCGATGAGGAGCGGGATTATCTTCTCGCTTTCGCCAATGAGTATTTGAAGCAGTCTGTCACCGCGGATGACATTGTCTGGACCTATTCGGGCGTCCGGCCTCTTTATGATGACGGAGCCTCTTCCGCCACGGCTGCAACCCGCGAATATGTTCTGGTTCTCGATGATGAAGACGGCGCTCCGGTTCTGAACGTCTTCGGCGGCAAGATCACGACCTACCGCCGGCTGTCGGAACACGCACTCGACAAGCTGACGGGCCGGTCCAGCCGCGGCGCAAAGGCGTGGACGGCAGGGACACCGCTTCCGGGCGGCGACTTCCCGGTCGATGGAGTTGAGGACCTCGTGGCTTCGCTTTGTGCGAGCCATGACTTTCTGGACCAGAAATGGGCGCTGCGTCTCGTACGCGCTTATGGCACCGATTCTGAAAGAATGCTCGCCGGCGTCAGGACAAAATCCGATCTCGGTGAGATTTTTGGTGCAACCTTGAGTGAAAGAGAGGTTCGCTGGCTGATGGCGCATGAGTTCGCCCGCACCGCCCAGGACGTGCTCTGGCGCCGGTCGAAGCTTGGTCTTCGCATGACAGACGACGAGGTCGAGGGTCTCGAAGCCTTTATGGTGGCTAATGGGGGCCTGGCGAAAGCGGACACCTCGGCAAGGGCAGCCGAATAG
- a CDS encoding DMT family transporter: MSFGRNSARKDAIGDNLPLAVAVIIFTVFGLSLGDALIKLTSGDFVIWQIFVLRSALALPALLAAVLIVRPDLLQRPPALIWTAIRSLMLVAMWICYYLSLPHLSLAVAAAAYYTLPIFITLFSAAILGERISRLGWAAVALGFMGVLLILRPKAGDFNLYALLPLTAAMLYAASMLLTRTKCRAVHPLILSVALNIAFIGVGALASLLIGAFVTGERDGFLLAAWAKMGSSEWVSMGLLAVSIIIGSVGAAIAYQIAPPSIIGSFDFAYVGFAVLWSAVFFYEWPDMLTLFGMALIVIAGIMSLRQ, encoded by the coding sequence ATGAGTTTCGGCCGGAACAGCGCTCGAAAAGACGCCATTGGCGATAATCTACCGCTGGCGGTCGCCGTTATCATTTTCACGGTGTTCGGGCTTTCGCTTGGCGATGCATTGATCAAGCTGACCAGTGGCGATTTCGTAATCTGGCAGATCTTTGTCCTGCGTTCAGCGCTCGCTCTTCCGGCACTTTTGGCAGCCGTGCTGATCGTCCGGCCGGATCTTCTGCAACGCCCGCCAGCCCTCATCTGGACGGCCATTCGCAGTCTGATGCTGGTCGCCATGTGGATCTGCTATTACCTGTCGCTTCCTCATCTCAGCCTGGCCGTTGCAGCTGCCGCCTATTACACATTGCCGATCTTCATCACGCTTTTCTCAGCGGCAATATTGGGCGAGCGGATCAGTCGGCTTGGATGGGCAGCCGTCGCGCTCGGCTTTATGGGAGTCCTTCTGATCCTTCGACCAAAGGCCGGGGATTTCAATCTCTACGCCCTTTTGCCGCTCACCGCTGCAATGCTCTACGCCGCGTCCATGCTTCTTACACGGACGAAATGCCGCGCCGTCCATCCCCTCATCTTGTCCGTTGCTCTCAACATTGCCTTCATCGGTGTGGGCGCGCTCGCTTCTCTTCTCATCGGCGCATTCGTTACCGGCGAAAGAGATGGCTTCCTCCTCGCCGCCTGGGCCAAAATGGGCAGCAGCGAATGGGTTTCGATGGGACTGCTGGCCGTTTCCATCATCATTGGTAGCGTCGGTGCCGCCATCGCCTATCAGATAGCGCCGCCTTCGATCATCGGCAGTTTCGATTTTGCCTATGTCGGCTTCGCCGTTCTATGGAGCGCCGTCTTTTTCTACGAATGGCCGGACATGCTGACATTGTTCGGAATGGCTCTGATCGTTATCGCCGGTATCATGTCGCTGCGGCAGTAA
- a CDS encoding DUF2793 domain-containing protein — MSTTSTLKLPYLYPQQAQKHVTVNEALRALDMLVQPAPLSRQIIDPQSLLPEDGQCWIVPENAVGDWAGRDNDLVAWQDEGWSFSTPSAGWIVYVSDEESLLAFDGSGWTDLLPDFPDTLPRFGINTEADATNRLAVKSDAVLISHDDVTPGNGSVRFCLNRRSGGDAASLILQTGFEGRAEIGLDEKDDFQIKVSADGVVFRPVLVIDRESGRVSQPNTPPVAAPFNLLKDGGRFAGVPEPTSVAVGAFVAPGYVGAYNGAEIVAGPQFHHNNATFGGSNAVLHPEIEALMLKVRTGSAQRYGVEFHTLRITAGEGSAASVGVSGADPHALLCTSPSVPIPAQLTVNYHLHVLSGSAAVLADTFGRTFIDGFEVGATTQILPDDGWCQATRLYDRVPSGFSGYHPSIFGLYAMPRTELLFAAPTITPGHVPMGEGQIILITPGLEAWR; from the coding sequence ATGTCGACAACATCTACGCTCAAACTGCCTTACCTCTATCCGCAGCAGGCGCAGAAGCATGTGACCGTGAACGAGGCGCTGCGAGCGCTCGACATGCTGGTACAACCAGCGCCTCTTAGCCGCCAGATCATCGACCCCCAATCTCTTCTTCCCGAAGACGGACAGTGCTGGATCGTTCCGGAGAATGCCGTTGGCGATTGGGCTGGCCGCGATAACGACCTTGTTGCCTGGCAGGATGAGGGCTGGTCCTTCTCCACGCCGTCAGCAGGTTGGATCGTTTATGTCTCGGACGAGGAAAGCCTGCTTGCTTTCGACGGAAGCGGCTGGACCGACCTGTTGCCGGATTTCCCTGACACCTTGCCGCGCTTCGGGATCAATACCGAGGCAGACGCGACCAATCGTCTCGCTGTGAAGTCCGACGCTGTTCTCATCAGTCATGACGATGTCACGCCAGGAAACGGCAGTGTTCGTTTCTGTCTCAACAGGCGGTCGGGAGGCGATGCTGCAAGCCTGATCCTGCAGACCGGCTTTGAGGGCAGAGCGGAGATCGGCCTCGACGAGAAGGACGATTTCCAGATCAAAGTGTCGGCGGACGGTGTGGTCTTCCGGCCTGTCCTCGTGATCGACCGGGAAAGTGGCCGGGTGAGCCAGCCCAATACGCCGCCGGTCGCCGCACCGTTCAATCTCTTGAAGGATGGGGGGCGGTTTGCCGGTGTGCCGGAGCCGACTTCGGTGGCCGTCGGCGCTTTCGTGGCGCCGGGCTATGTCGGGGCTTACAATGGCGCTGAGATCGTGGCCGGTCCCCAGTTTCATCACAACAATGCGACCTTTGGCGGAAGCAATGCGGTGCTCCACCCGGAGATAGAGGCCCTGATGCTCAAGGTCAGGACCGGGTCGGCACAACGGTACGGCGTCGAATTCCATACGCTCCGCATCACCGCTGGAGAGGGGAGCGCGGCCAGTGTTGGCGTATCCGGGGCCGATCCGCACGCTCTTCTCTGCACGTCGCCCTCCGTGCCGATCCCCGCCCAGCTGACGGTGAATTACCATCTTCATGTCTTGAGTGGCTCGGCCGCAGTTCTTGCCGATACGTTCGGCCGGACTTTTATCGATGGATTCGAAGTTGGCGCGACGACGCAGATTTTGCCGGACGATGGCTGGTGTCAGGCCACGCGGCTTTACGATCGGGTGCCTTCAGGCTTTTCGGGCTATCATCCGTCCATATTCGGTCTCTATGCGATGCCCAGAACAGAGCTGCTTTTTGCTGCGCCGACCATAACACCGGGTCACGTGCCGATGGGGGAGGGACAGATCATTCTGATTACTCCCGGCCTCGAGGCCTGGAGGTAG
- a CDS encoding FAD-binding oxidoreductase, whose translation MSITLKKNRTRTERRLDEALHDLRAAFGERISTGQSVREIHGRDESWHPPALPDAVVFPRTTEEISFICQTCTKYGVPIIAFGAGSSIEGALIPVEGGIVVSTVEMKQLLDVDSISFNCTVQPGLCRRELNEQLRDTGLFFTVDPGADASIGGMVATRASGTNTVRYGTMADAVLGLEVVLADGRVIKTGSRARKSAAGYDLTHLFTGSEGTLGIVTKITLKLAPLPETIASATCAFSDLENAVEAAVAVIGSGMGVARIELLDELMIAAVNDYSKTDLPVSPHLFLEFHGTTESTRAEAELAASIAADYGGEAFQWTTKAEDRNRLWRARHDCAYACMASQPSKRMLTTDVCVPRSALTECILQSRRDAEEKGLSAPVLGHVGDGNFHMALLIDPEDRGELAAAKSVASALVERALAAGGTATGEHGIGLGKRDYMRREHGDNAVDMMAGIKALFDPDNLLNPGKVLPD comes from the coding sequence ATGTCGATCACATTAAAGAAAAATCGAACTCGAACTGAGCGGCGGCTCGATGAGGCTTTGCATGATCTCCGGGCCGCTTTCGGCGAACGCATCAGCACCGGCCAGTCTGTCCGCGAAATCCATGGACGCGATGAATCGTGGCATCCGCCAGCCTTGCCGGATGCTGTCGTCTTTCCGCGAACAACCGAAGAAATTTCCTTTATCTGCCAAACCTGTACGAAATACGGCGTGCCGATCATCGCTTTCGGCGCGGGTTCGTCGATCGAAGGCGCTCTTATTCCCGTCGAAGGCGGCATTGTGGTCAGCACGGTCGAGATGAAGCAGCTGCTCGATGTCGACTCGATCAGCTTCAACTGTACCGTGCAGCCAGGCCTTTGCCGGCGCGAACTCAACGAGCAGCTGCGTGATACCGGCCTGTTCTTCACGGTGGACCCCGGCGCCGATGCCTCGATCGGAGGCATGGTCGCGACACGCGCCAGCGGAACGAACACCGTCCGCTACGGCACGATGGCCGACGCCGTCCTCGGGCTGGAAGTGGTCCTCGCAGACGGGCGGGTGATAAAGACCGGCAGCCGTGCGCGCAAAAGCGCAGCCGGATACGACCTGACGCACCTGTTCACAGGCTCCGAGGGCACGCTGGGTATCGTGACCAAAATCACGCTTAAACTGGCGCCGCTTCCCGAGACAATCGCATCGGCCACCTGCGCCTTCAGCGATCTGGAGAACGCGGTCGAGGCAGCGGTTGCCGTCATCGGCAGCGGCATGGGCGTCGCGAGGATCGAACTGCTCGACGAACTGATGATCGCTGCGGTCAACGATTATTCCAAGACGGACCTGCCGGTCTCGCCGCATCTCTTTCTGGAGTTTCATGGCACCACGGAGAGCACCAGAGCAGAGGCGGAGCTGGCCGCTTCAATCGCGGCCGACTATGGAGGAGAAGCGTTTCAGTGGACGACCAAGGCGGAGGACCGCAATCGCTTGTGGCGGGCGAGGCATGACTGCGCTTATGCCTGCATGGCCTCTCAGCCCTCAAAACGGATGTTGACGACCGATGTCTGCGTTCCGCGCTCCGCCTTGACGGAGTGCATCCTGCAATCGCGCAGGGATGCCGAAGAAAAAGGCCTGAGCGCGCCGGTTCTGGGCCATGTCGGGGATGGCAACTTCCATATGGCGCTGCTGATCGATCCAGAGGATCGGGGTGAACTGGCTGCGGCGAAATCGGTCGCAAGCGCCTTGGTCGAACGGGCGCTTGCCGCCGGCGGTACGGCAACCGGCGAACACGGGATCGGCCTGGGCAAACGGGACTACATGCGACGCGAACACGGCGACAACGCCGTGGATATGATGGCCGGCATAAAGGCGCTGTTCGATCCCGACAATCTTCTGAACCCCGGCAAGGTACTGCCGGATTAG
- the glpK gene encoding glycerol kinase GlpK encodes MKYILAIDQGTTSSRAILFDEKMRPVATAQEEFPQHFPQSGWVEHEADDIWTTVAGTCRQVMERADVQAADIVSIGITNQRETTLVWDRKTGKAIHNAIVWQDRRTAATCRQLREAGHEEMVTEKTGLLLDPYFSGTKLAWILDQVDGSRERAKAGELLFGTVDSYLIWKLTGGRAHVTDATNAARTLLYDIRKGRWSTTICDLLDIPMEMLPDVRDCAGQFGTARADLFGGEIPILGVAGDQQAATVGQACFSPGMLKSTYGTGCFALMNTGETPVASQHRLLTTIGYQLNGKPTYALEGSIFIAGAVVQWLRDGLKMIRHAEETQPLAEAADASQGVMLVPAFTGLGAPYWDADCRGAIFGLTRNTGPAELARAALESVGYQTRDLMEAMRADWHESRGGGPDASAEDAVLRVDGGMSASDWAMQFLADILGASVDRPKVLETTAQGAAWLAGMAADFYPSQEEFARSWSLDQRFEPLMEADERERRYQRWESAVAGAMRFTEG; translated from the coding sequence ATGAAATATATTCTTGCGATTGATCAGGGCACGACCTCGAGCCGGGCGATCCTGTTTGACGAAAAGATGCGACCGGTCGCCACCGCTCAGGAGGAATTTCCGCAGCATTTTCCGCAGAGCGGCTGGGTCGAACACGAGGCCGACGACATCTGGACTACCGTCGCCGGTACGTGCCGGCAGGTAATGGAGCGTGCGGATGTTCAGGCGGCCGATATCGTTTCAATCGGCATCACCAATCAGCGCGAAACCACTCTCGTCTGGGATCGAAAGACGGGGAAGGCCATTCACAACGCCATTGTGTGGCAGGACCGGCGCACGGCAGCGACCTGTCGCCAGTTGCGGGAAGCGGGCCATGAGGAGATGGTTACGGAGAAGACGGGCCTTCTGCTCGATCCTTATTTCTCCGGCACTAAGCTGGCTTGGATTCTCGACCAGGTGGACGGCTCCCGCGAGCGGGCGAAAGCCGGCGAATTGCTGTTCGGAACGGTCGACTCCTACCTGATCTGGAAGCTGACCGGCGGCCGGGCGCATGTGACCGATGCCACAAATGCGGCGCGGACCCTCCTCTATGATATCCGCAAGGGCCGCTGGAGCACGACGATCTGCGACCTGCTCGATATTCCGATGGAAATGCTCCCTGACGTGCGCGACTGCGCCGGGCAGTTCGGCACGGCCCGCGCGGATCTTTTCGGTGGCGAAATTCCCATACTGGGCGTGGCCGGCGACCAGCAGGCGGCAACAGTGGGACAGGCCTGCTTCTCACCCGGCATGCTGAAATCGACTTATGGCACCGGCTGTTTTGCCTTGATGAACACCGGCGAAACGCCGGTCGCCTCGCAGCACCGCCTTCTGACAACGATCGGCTATCAGCTCAATGGCAAGCCGACTTATGCGCTGGAAGGATCCATCTTCATCGCCGGCGCGGTGGTGCAATGGCTGCGCGACGGTTTGAAGATGATCCGTCATGCCGAGGAAACCCAGCCACTGGCGGAAGCTGCTGACGCTTCGCAGGGTGTGATGCTGGTGCCTGCCTTCACCGGCCTCGGTGCGCCGTACTGGGATGCCGATTGCCGCGGCGCGATCTTCGGCCTCACACGCAATACCGGCCCGGCAGAGCTGGCGCGTGCAGCGCTGGAAAGCGTCGGCTACCAGACCCGTGACCTCATGGAGGCGATGCGGGCGGACTGGCATGAATCAAGGGGCGGCGGCCCGGACGCTAGCGCCGAGGATGCGGTTCTGCGTGTTGATGGAGGCATGAGCGCGTCCGACTGGGCGATGCAGTTCCTCGCCGATATTCTCGGCGCCTCGGTGGACCGGCCGAAAGTGCTGGAGACAACGGCGCAGGGCGCGGCCTGGCTGGCCGGCATGGCGGCTGATTTCTACCCGTCGCAAGAGGAATTCGCTCGAAGCTGGTCATTAGACCAAAGGTTCGAACCGCTGATGGAAGCAGATGAACGAGAACGCCGCTATCAGCGATGGGAAAGCGCGGTCGCCGGCGCGATGCGCTTTACCGAGGGCTGA
- a CDS encoding cobalt-precorrin-6A reductase gives MTSGKTLILGGTADARQLAFLLENEGYEVLLTLAGVTRSPRDQGVPVRIGGFGGAAGLARYLREHRFDLLIDATHPYAARISANAVEAAGRANLPIIALRRAAWESQKGDDWHDVPDLTSALSALGTQPKRIFVALGRKEIAELSDAAHHHYVIRSVDPIDAANAPPKRHEIRGRGPFPIEAERELLRHQQIDAIICKNSGGSSAAAKLHAARELGLPVFMLVRPTLPEVPSASTPDETLKLTTTVLAFQTQTHGHRE, from the coding sequence ATGACCTCTGGAAAAACTCTCATTCTTGGCGGTACAGCGGACGCACGGCAGCTTGCATTCCTCCTGGAGAACGAGGGATACGAGGTCTTGCTGACTCTAGCAGGCGTGACCCGCTCACCGCGCGATCAGGGCGTTCCGGTCCGGATCGGCGGATTCGGAGGGGCGGCAGGTCTCGCCCGCTATCTGCGCGAGCACCGCTTCGACCTGCTGATCGATGCCACACATCCCTATGCCGCACGAATATCCGCCAACGCGGTGGAGGCGGCGGGCCGGGCGAACCTTCCGATAATCGCACTGCGAAGAGCCGCTTGGGAATCTCAGAAGGGAGACGATTGGCACGATGTCCCAGACCTCACCTCAGCACTTTCCGCTCTCGGAACACAGCCAAAACGGATCTTCGTCGCGCTGGGCCGCAAGGAGATTGCCGAGCTTTCGGATGCTGCGCACCACCATTATGTGATCCGATCCGTCGATCCGATCGACGCGGCGAACGCTCCGCCAAAGCGGCATGAAATCCGAGGGCGCGGCCCCTTCCCCATCGAAGCCGAGCGGGAGCTTTTGCGCCATCAGCAGATCGATGCCATCATCTGCAAGAATAGCGGCGGCTCGTCGGCTGCGGCGAAACTGCATGCTGCCCGTGAATTAGGACTGCCGGTCTTTATGCTGGTGCGCCCGACACTTCCTGAAGTCCCCTCGGCTTCGACCCCAGACGAGACGCTGAAATTGACCACGACAGTTCTCGCCTTCCAAACACAGACTCATGGCCATCGCGAATGA